A window of the Juglans microcarpa x Juglans regia isolate MS1-56 chromosome 5D, Jm3101_v1.0, whole genome shotgun sequence genome harbors these coding sequences:
- the LOC121264007 gene encoding protein SIEVE ELEMENT OCCLUSION B-like has translation MSSNEILDRDQQPCSNGVLLSLIISMSDGQLLNQIYETHLPPIQDFDPTSLFTHIKEVLYLATHTVNNALLGTQDLDLENLGGQEFWDMEEYIYNHLSCTLEQISSELAAKSPDGASELRKTSMSILKKVSSYYSWAAKAVLTLAAFALDYGDFWTLSQLDSLDQLEKAVGIEKVLVLDLPLKRPDLQKWEKEIGEVSNLIKDTLEVIEFVVELERLSKLADTHGNILALTTAKDCIPLHAYCAIITVVACTTQMFYLSSDNNDKELELSPLTQKMDLNLNLLKKNIKDCHQQIEEVKKYQQKERVPEIPKKILEGFKAMIFAEENL, from the exons ATGTCAAGCAATGAGATATTAGATCGAGATCAGCAACCCTGCAGTAATGGCGTGCTCCTGAGCCTGATCATATCCATGTCCGACGGCCAGCTCCTGAATCAGATTTATGAAACCCATCTTCCTCCTATCCAAGATTTTGATCCTACTTCTCTTTTCACTCACATCAAAGAAGTGCTTTACCTCGCAACCCATACTGTCAACAATGCTTTACTg GGTACTCAAGACCTGGACTTGGAGAACCTGGGGGGACAAGAGTTTTGGGATATGGAAGAGTACATATACAATCATCTATCGTGCACACTCGAGCAAATTTCCTCTGAG CTCGCAGCCAAGTCTCCCGATGGGGCAAGCGAACTCAGAAAAACATCAATGTCGATACTTAAGAAAGTCTCAAGCTATTATTCATGGGCAGCAAAGGCAGTGCTGACTCTTGCAGCTTTTGCTTTGGACTATGGAGATTTCTGGACCCTTTCACAGTTAGACTCATTGGACCAACTGGAAAAAGCAGTGGGAATCGAAAAAGTACTTGTACTTGATCTGCCCTTAAAGCGCCCGGACCTTCAAAAATGGGAGAAAGAGATTGGTGAGGTTAGCAATCTGATCAAGGACACGTTGGAAGTAATCGAATTCGTTGTTGAGTTGGAAAGGCTATCTAAGTTGGCAGATACCCACGGAAATATACTTGCATTGACAACTGCCAAGGATTGTATCCCACTACATGCCTATTGCGCTATCATAACTGTTGTTGCTTGCACGACTCAGATGTTTTATCTCAGTAGCGATAATAA CGACAAGGAACTGGAACTATCTCCCTTGACTCAGAAAATGGACCTCAACCTCAACTTACTAAAGAAGAACATAAAGGATTGCCATCAACAAATAG AGGAAGTGAAGAAATATCAGCAAAAAGAGAGAGTTCCGGAAATACCTAAGAAAATCCTGGAGGGCTTCAAGGCGATGATTTTTGCGGAGGAGAATTTGTAG